The sequence TCACGGCCACCTTGTCCCGGCCTTCCACCACGAACGAGTTGTAGGTGGTGCCGTGCTCGGCGCGCATGATGACGTCGAAGACCCGCAGTTGCGGGTCGAGCACTCCGGCCCAGCGGATGCCGGGTACGATCTCCACGGGTCCCATCGGGCTACATGGGCTCGAACATGGCCTTTTCGGCGCCGCAGTCCGGGCAGGTCCAGTCGTCGGGAAGGCTCTCGAAGGCTGTGCCCGGCGCAACGCCGTGGTCCGGGTCGCCCTTGGCCGGGTCGTACACGTAGCCGC is a genomic window of Thermodesulfobacteriota bacterium containing:
- the rd gene encoding rubredoxin, which gives rise to MKKYQCTICGYVYDPAKGDPDHGVAPGTAFESLPDDWTCPDCGAEKAMFEPM